A genomic region of Tsukamurella pulmonis contains the following coding sequences:
- a CDS encoding Asp23/Gls24 family envelope stress response protein: protein MTSTTTKPATASTTDESTAKTPGSAVSTQVGRGTTSIADVVVSKIAGIAAREVDGVYDLGGQAARVVGRIRETLPGAPDLTQGVTVEVGEKQAAVDVAIVAEYGVAIHDLAAGIRSNVIDAVESMTGLEVTEVNVTVHDVHFADEDEAAEETSSEPRVQ from the coding sequence ATGACCTCGACCACCACTAAGCCGGCCACCGCCTCGACCACCGACGAGTCGACGGCGAAGACGCCCGGCTCCGCGGTCTCGACGCAGGTGGGTCGCGGCACCACGAGCATCGCCGACGTCGTCGTTTCCAAGATCGCCGGCATCGCCGCCCGCGAGGTCGACGGAGTCTACGACCTCGGCGGCCAGGCCGCGCGCGTCGTCGGCCGCATCCGCGAGACCCTGCCCGGCGCCCCCGACCTGACGCAGGGCGTCACCGTCGAGGTCGGCGAGAAGCAGGCCGCCGTCGACGTCGCGATCGTCGCCGAGTACGGCGTCGCGATCCACGACCTGGCGGCCGGCATCCGCAGCAACGTGATCGACGCCGTCGAGTCCATGACCGGCCTCGAGGTGACCGAGGTGAACGTCACGGTCCACGACGTCCACTTCGCCGACGAGGACGAGGCCGCCGAGGAGACCTCGTCCGAGCCGCGGGTCCAGTGA
- a CDS encoding RNA polymerase sigma factor: protein MFDADVLRSLSDETLTRRAQRGDSAAFDVLVQRHAPALHRFVARTMPERSDCDDIVQESLIAAWKALPTFAFRSSLRTWLFSIAARKTADVLRRRAPVVDSEAVDEAVASGPGPVEKATDREFLDALGRELGRLPYPARAAWWLREVDGLSIAEIAGVLRTTEGSVRGHLQRTRQRLAEALEGYWR, encoded by the coding sequence TTGTTCGACGCGGACGTGTTGCGATCGCTGTCCGACGAGACGCTGACCAGGCGGGCTCAGCGCGGCGACAGCGCCGCCTTCGACGTACTGGTGCAGCGCCATGCGCCGGCCCTGCACCGGTTCGTCGCGCGGACGATGCCCGAGCGCAGCGATTGCGACGACATCGTGCAGGAGTCGCTCATCGCCGCGTGGAAGGCGCTGCCGACCTTCGCCTTCCGCTCCAGCCTGCGGACGTGGCTGTTCTCCATCGCCGCCCGCAAGACCGCTGACGTGCTGCGTCGCCGAGCGCCGGTGGTCGACTCGGAGGCCGTCGACGAGGCCGTCGCGAGCGGGCCGGGCCCCGTCGAGAAGGCCACGGACCGCGAGTTCCTCGACGCCCTCGGCCGCGAGCTCGGCCGCCTGCCGTACCCGGCCCGCGCCGCGTGGTGGCTGCGGGAGGTCGACGGACTGTCGATCGCCGAGATCGCCGGCGTTCTGCGGACCACCGAGGGGTCCGTGCGCGGGCACCTGCAGCGGACCCGGCAGCGGCTCGCGGAAGCGCTCGAGGGGTACTGGCGATGA
- a CDS encoding DUF2273 domain-containing protein has protein sequence MTPGNFTVWGGVIGLLVAIAVLVGGLLGFLLAIVLGAAGMAVGAHFDGLIDLTALRRRDRS, from the coding sequence ATGACGCCCGGAAACTTCACCGTCTGGGGAGGCGTGATCGGCCTGCTGGTCGCGATCGCCGTCCTCGTGGGCGGTCTGCTCGGCTTCCTGCTCGCGATCGTCCTCGGCGCGGCCGGGATGGCCGTCGGCGCCCACTTCGACGGTCTCATCGACCTCACCGCTCTGCGGCGGCGCGACCGGAGCTGA
- a CDS encoding FAD-binding protein gives MGEWDLSAEVVVVGYGGAGVVAALAAREAGADVLALDRYLGGGATDLSGGIVYAGGGTWVQRAAGVEDTVENMYAYLQGEVGDAVSAATLRRFCEGSPAMIDWLTGHGVPFQPSLCPYKTSYPTDDYYLYYSGSENSFPDRAVPRQRGHRAHGPGVSGKAFYRPLAASAAHAGVRVRTGTRVRDLVVEDGRVVGVEAVTLDGAPLAVLRRFVALARLSAKPGVYHKGFRSAVQKVLDRIERRHGRTIRIRATSSVILTTGGFIANRAMVTAHRPEFPWDEGLPLGTAADDGSAITMTRALGAAVDKMDHISNWRFIGPPSAFFAGLAVGSDGRRMIDESRYGAALGDALATRPDHRGWLLVDAPLLAEARKQIPQQSTWFQRLQTERLLRLGSTRGATIEEVATRAGIDPGELRATVDAHNRAAETGAPDPLGKPDAVRRPITTGPFTLLDVSFRARVSYPMPILTLGGLVVDEETGAVLRPDGAPVPGLLAAGRASVGVCSNSYVSGLSLADCVFSGRRAGTHSR, from the coding sequence ATGGGTGAGTGGGATCTGTCGGCCGAGGTGGTCGTCGTCGGATACGGCGGCGCCGGAGTGGTGGCCGCGCTGGCGGCGCGTGAGGCCGGCGCGGACGTGCTGGCGCTCGACCGCTACCTCGGCGGTGGTGCGACGGACCTGTCCGGCGGCATCGTCTACGCCGGCGGTGGTACCTGGGTGCAGCGCGCGGCCGGGGTCGAGGACACCGTCGAGAACATGTACGCCTACCTGCAGGGTGAGGTGGGCGACGCTGTCTCCGCGGCCACTCTCCGCCGCTTCTGCGAGGGGTCGCCCGCCATGATCGACTGGCTCACCGGCCACGGCGTCCCCTTCCAGCCGTCGCTGTGCCCCTACAAGACCTCGTACCCGACCGACGACTACTACCTCTACTACTCGGGCAGCGAGAACTCCTTCCCCGACCGCGCCGTTCCCCGCCAACGCGGGCACCGGGCGCACGGACCCGGAGTCTCCGGGAAGGCCTTCTACCGCCCCCTCGCCGCGTCCGCGGCGCACGCCGGGGTGCGGGTGCGGACGGGGACCCGCGTCCGCGATCTCGTCGTGGAGGACGGCCGCGTCGTCGGCGTGGAGGCCGTCACCCTCGACGGTGCGCCGCTCGCCGTGCTGCGCCGGTTCGTCGCCCTGGCGCGACTCTCGGCGAAACCCGGTGTCTACCACAAGGGTTTCCGGTCCGCGGTGCAGAAAGTGCTGGACCGGATCGAGCGCCGGCACGGCCGCACGATCCGGATCCGCGCCACCTCCTCGGTGATCCTCACGACGGGCGGCTTCATCGCGAACCGCGCCATGGTCACGGCGCACCGGCCCGAGTTCCCCTGGGACGAAGGCCTTCCGCTCGGTACGGCTGCCGACGACGGCAGCGCGATCACCATGACGCGCGCGCTCGGCGCCGCCGTCGACAAGATGGACCACATCTCCAACTGGCGGTTCATCGGTCCGCCCAGCGCCTTCTTCGCCGGCCTCGCCGTGGGCAGCGACGGCCGCCGCATGATCGACGAATCCCGGTACGGCGCAGCGCTCGGTGACGCCCTCGCGACCCGCCCCGATCATCGGGGATGGCTCCTGGTGGACGCACCCCTGCTGGCCGAGGCGAGAAAGCAGATCCCGCAGCAGTCCACCTGGTTCCAGCGGCTGCAGACCGAGCGCCTCCTACGGCTGGGGTCCACCCGCGGAGCGACGATCGAGGAGGTCGCCACCCGCGCGGGCATCGATCCCGGCGAGCTGCGCGCCACCGTCGACGCGCACAACCGGGCCGCCGAGACCGGAGCGCCCGACCCCCTGGGCAAGCCCGACGCCGTGCGCCGCCCGATCACCACCGGCCCGTTCACCCTGCTCGACGTCTCCTTCCGCGCCCGGGTCAGCTATCCCATGCCGATACTCACGCTCGGCGGGCTCGTGGTGGACGAGGAGACCGGTGCCGTCCTGCGCCCCGACGGTGCGCCCGTACCCGGCCTGCTCGCCGCCGGGCGCGCGTCGGTCGGCGTGTGCTCGAACTCCTACGTCAGCGGTCTTTCCCTGGCGGACTGCGTGTTCTCAGGCCGTCGCGCTGGTACGCACAGCCGCTGA
- a CDS encoding DUF779 domain-containing protein, with protein MDERVESTAEARQMLGELWDTNGPLLIHQSGGCCDGSAPMVFTVDEFRVGDANTRLGTVELDEGRAVPIWVSDGEARVWENSVLVLDLEPGRAAGFSLEGSTGKRFVSRVRITGADGAACPAPQS; from the coding sequence ATGGACGAGCGGGTCGAATCGACTGCGGAAGCGCGGCAGATGCTCGGCGAGCTGTGGGACACGAACGGCCCGTTGTTGATCCACCAGAGCGGCGGTTGCTGCGACGGCTCCGCCCCGATGGTCTTCACCGTCGACGAGTTCCGCGTGGGCGATGCCAACACGCGGCTCGGCACCGTCGAACTCGACGAGGGGCGCGCCGTGCCGATCTGGGTCTCCGACGGCGAGGCGCGGGTATGGGAGAACAGCGTCCTCGTGCTCGACCTCGAGCCCGGCCGCGCCGCGGGCTTCTCGCTGGAGGGCTCGACCGGGAAGCGTTTCGTCTCGCGGGTGCGGATCACCGGCGCCGACGGTGCCGCGTGCCCCGCCCCGCAGTCCTGA